GAACTTCTGAGCTTCCAAGCGATCAGGATTGTTTTTCTTATTCTTGATCGTAGCATAGTTACGGTGCTTGCAATCCGTACACGCTAAAATAATGCCAACACGCATTCACGAACACCTCC
The sequence above is a segment of the Desulfosporosinus sp. Sb-LF genome. Coding sequences within it:
- the rpmG gene encoding 50S ribosomal protein L33 translates to MRVGIILACTDCKHRNYATIKNKKNNPDRLEAQKFCKFCKTHTLHKETK